One stretch of Clavelina lepadiformis chromosome 6, kaClaLepa1.1, whole genome shotgun sequence DNA includes these proteins:
- the LOC143463455 gene encoding Na(+)/H(+) exchange regulatory cofactor NHE-RF3-like: MMEPKVRICHIRKDPEEKFQFFLEEDNDTRHVVLSVVPDGPAGRAGLKVGDRILEVDGTNVKQLDYDDVVEQLRQGVLHNEIKLKVVDCGLQLNREEMYINGEHARPFPNNVQTSKDKTRRNLGYGAKRETPLNSSLPSTDRNKAHLIHVAKGQNQEYGMFLRSKNEKPGHYSLDVDIGKACERCGVKNNDRLIAVNGKTVLGRDHNDVVRLIKSIPNHVVLLLLPLAASQSSKKEDFFNALNGAKERLIDRPRAVKLQRGKQGFRFKLASGKESPLHVIENVAENSAAYRSGLRNNDVVVSVSGVDVMQLTNAKCLKMIKDAKGSVEVTVASKETGQLFYDLGISVKSDLLNNWPKEEYLRIPNVDDLVSAFQKQNNQSDAMETSNSARVCKLRKIEGKFGFHVQETEKEEESHILHLIEPGGAADLAGIQENDRLIEINGLNVEDVSYDQVVERIRNSGDEVKFLVLDDKKD, from the exons ATGATGGAGCCAAAAGTTCGCATCTGTCACATCAGGAAAGATCCCGAAGAGAAATTTCAATTCTTTCTCGAGGAAGACAACGACACGAGACAT GTAGTTTTATCGGTTGTACCGGATGGGCCAGCTGGCAGGGCAGGGTTAAAAGTGGGTGACAGGATTCTTGAAGTTGACGGAACAAACGTTAAACAGTTGGATTATGACGACGTAGTGGAACAGTTACGTCAAGGGGTGCTACACAATGAAATCAAGCTAAAAGTTGTAGACTGCGGTCTTCAGTTGAATAGAGA GGAAATGTATATTAATGGAGAACACGCAAGACCGTTTCCAAATAACGTACAAACttcaaaagataaaacaagaCGCAATTTAGGCTACGGCGCAAAGAGAGAGACGCCACTAAACAGCAGCTTGCCATCTACCGACCGAAATAAAGCCCACTTAATCCATGTCGCCAAAGGCCAAAACCAAGAGTATGGAATGTTTCTACGAAGCAAGAATGAGAAACCTG GACACTACTCATTAGATGTTGACATCGGAAAGGCGTGTGAAAGATGTGGCGTGAAAAACAATGATCGTCTGATTGCTGTAAACGGCAAGACAGTTTTGGGAAGAGACCACAATGACGTTGTCCGACTTATTAAATCGATACCGAATCACGTTGTGCTCTTGCTCCTTCCTCTTGCTGCATCCCA aTCATCTAAGAAAGAAGACTTCTTTAATGCGCTGAATGGCGCTAAAGAGCGTCTTATTGACCGACCCCGAGCTGTTAAGTTACAAAGAGGAAAACAAGGTTTTCGATTTAAATTGGCATCAGGCAAG gAAAGTCCCCTACACGTCATAGAAAACGTCGCTGAAAATTCCGCTGCTTACCGTTCAGGACTTCGTAATAATGACGTCGTTGTCAGTGTCAGCGGAGTTGACGTCATGCAATTGAcgaatgcaaaatgtttaaaaatgataaa GGATGCCAAAGGTAGTGTCGAAGTAACAGTCGCCTCCAAAGAGACCGGGCAGTTATTTTATGACTTGGGCATCTCTGTGAAATCTGACTTGCTTAATAATTGGCCAAAGGAAGAGTATTTAAGAATTCCAAACGTCGATGATTTAGTTTCAGCatttcaaaagcaaaacaatcaAAGCGATGCCATGGAAACG TCAAATTCTGCTCGTGTTTGTAAGCTGCGTAAGATAGAAGGGAAATTCGGATTCCACGTTCAGGAGactgaaaaagaagaagaaagtcACATTCTGCACCTGATCGAGCCAGGAGGAGCGGCAGATCTGGCCGGAATCCAGGAGAACGATCGCCTCATTGAGATCAACGGATTAAACGTGGAGGATGTTAGCTACGATCAG GTTGTGGAACGCATACGAAACTCTGGTGACGAAGTAAAGTTTCTTGTCTTGGATGACAAAAAAGATTGA
- the LOC143462299 gene encoding uncharacterized protein LOC143462299, which yields MRIIKLHSVFAILSTLSITSGSQTPSSFISGLDYFCVEVSCVRSNSSLNQNQTQNLYYVCINKVNLLSSRKESVRRNDSIEWIKSVDLKSISIVYNGNISAPRDNTEKLSTLLKRTYPNQTVINEDISKIFADSSCINYQSCPSVERKYSSEQMHKPAPRHDIITSIYAILWTLSLTAIGGNLAVIISRFADLYQCRSKDSSSDKVKKIHNITILNLAFADLMMGAYSMIGVVSTPIFLNQSSSKRKLAWVKSGLCKSLGLLNFASGQISISALILITSVRLYSVARPYKLANIKLIIGLIFGSWAFWSYVAHIPLLGSEVLREVFVEKIRVLYTDGVNTISQAYLKNMTNMVLKTIIQKHHLPVQGDFIMEESSWKESIWFARKVGLISKNSTVDFMGYFSQQTACTAKYLSSYYDKDYLFTMFIMFFNFLSFVYLVIAYGYIVHKSSTLATSAKFAQFLLCGKTASKNSQEPPLPVSEVENLKMQRKIFFIIITDLLCWIPICVISLSSIIFTSTMDECAARDFVNQNDHWFNYLVPLLTPINSSINPFLYSTGVWNFLRKKICT from the exons ATGAGGATCATTAAGCTTCATTCAGTCTTTGCAATTCTTTCAACTCTTTCAATTACTTCAG GTAGTCAGACCCCTAGCAGTTTTATCTCAGGCTTGGattatttttgtgttgaagTTTCTTGCGTGAGATCCAACAGTAGCTTGAACCAGAACCAGACCCAAAATTTGTATTATGTCtgtataaataaagttaacctccTCAGTAGCAGAAAAGAATCCGTACGTCGAAATGATTCTATTGAATGGATTAAGAGTGTTGACCTTAAATCTATCAGTATTGTTTATAACGGCAACATATCAGCCCCCCGTGACAATACAGAGAAGCTATCTACTTTATTAAAACGAACCTATCCCAATCAAACCGTTATCAACGAAGACATTTCGAAGATATTTGCTGATTCATCTTGCATCAATTATCAAAGTTGCCCATCAGTGGAGAGAAAATATTCCAGCGAACAAATGCATAAACCAGCACCTCGACACGATATTATAACAAGTATTTACGCCATCTTGTGGACACTTTCTTTAACTGCGATCGGAGGAAATCTTGCCGTGATAATTAGCAGATTCGCTGATCTTTACCAGTGCCGCTCGAAAGACAGCTCCTCCGACAAAGTGAAGAAGATCCACAACATCACCATCCTTAACCTCGCGTTTGCTGATCTTATGATGGGAGCTTACTCCATGATCGGAGTGGTTTCCACTCCGATCTTCCTCAATCAAAGTTCTTCCAAAAGAAAGCTTGCCTGGGTTAAGAGCGGCCTCTGCAAGAGCCTGGGGCTTCTAAATTTTGCATCCGGACAAATTTCCATCTCTGCTCTTATTTTGATAACCTCGGTGAGGTTGTACAGCGTTGCTAGGCCATACAAGTTAGCCAATATCAAGTTGATAATTGGATTAATATTTGGATCTTGGGCGTTCTGGTCGTACGTTGCTCACATCCCGCTACTAGGCTCTGAGGTTCTAAGAGAAGTGTTTGTTGAAAAGATTCGTGTGTTATATACAGACGGTGTGAACACAATCTCTCAAGCTTATTTAAAGAATATGACGAACatggttttaaaaacaatcataCAAAAACACCATTTGCCAGTCCAAGGTGATTTTATTATGGAGGAAAGTTCATGGAAAGAATCAATTTGGTTTGCGAGAAAAGTTGGCTTGATTTCGAAAAATAGCACTGTGGATTTTATGGGATATTTCAGTCAGCAGACTGCTTGcacagcaaaatatttaagttcttATTATGACAAAGACTATCTTTTTACCatgtttattatgttttttaatttcttgtctTTTGTTTATCTTGTTATAGCTTACGGTTACATCGTTCACAAATCGTCTACTTTAGCAACTTCGGCAAAATTTGCACAGTTTTTGCTTTGTGGTAAAACAGCTTCAAAAAACAGCCAAGAGCCTCCACTGCCTGTAAGCGAGGTGGAAAATCTCAAGATGCAGCGTAAAATCTTCTTCATCATAATCACAGACTTACTCTGCTGGATCCCGATTTGTGTCATTTCGTTAAGTTCGATAATCTTCACTTCAACCATGGACGAATGTGCTGCTAGGGATTTCGTGAATCAAAATGACCACTGGTTCAACTATTTGGTTCCCTTACTTACCCCAATTAATAGCTCCATTAACCCCTTCCTGTATTCAACTGGGGTCTGGAACTTTTTGCGAAAAAAGATTTGCACATAA
- the LOC143463429 gene encoding uncharacterized protein LOC143463429 has protein sequence MKRKIVCQDAGHCTSMKKFLLFLAMLSHSSSGDVIFSNLTDEFCAQISCKKNISGSLNHNQTIGGDRMSNQSRNFYYVCVNRMKLSDKKNHSWNGKDLMKWVKDTDIRSTSIVFNGNISESGNFKTLYTLLKRTYPNETTIKNDISTIFAEPSCSDYEKCPSVKKKYSEENNYKSSPRYSIGTSLFPIFFLLPITAIGGNLAVVINRALDLYRSRSNGSSSAKVRKVHNITILNLALADLVMGVYALIVAISTSVYLNEISIKAKTMVIGSRICESLGLLNFASGQISVTALILITSVRLYSIARPYKLANIKLIIGLIFGSWTLWTYLAYIPIQNSDLFKETFVENIRLIYTDSRETVSRAYLKNMTNLVLKTILQKCNLTEASGDLIMEETSWDDLVWLAKKVGLISKKSTVDYTGYYSQQTSCTFKYLSSYHDKDCIFTMFIIVFNFSSFVYTVVAYAYIIYKSSNSATLSKFALFLVCDKKSLNNGQQPPLPVIEVENLKMQRKIFFIIITDLLCWIPICVISISSIFWTSTMNECAASNFVKQNNRWFNYLVPLLTPINSSINPFLYSTGIWRFLRKKFSSRDRNESSSS, from the exons ATGAAAAGGAAGATTGTGTGTCAAGATGCAGGACATTGTACATCGATGAAAAAGTTTCTCTTATTTCTCGCTATGCTGTCACATTCATCGTCAG gaGATGTAATCTTCAGTAACCTCACTGACGAATTTTGCGCTCAAATTTCCTGCAAGAAGAACATCAGTGGAAGTCTGAATCACAACCAAACTATTGGAGGTGATCGGATGTCAAACCAAAGCAGAAATTTCTATTATGTCTGTGTAAATCGAATGAAGCTCAGTGATAAGAAGAATCATTCCTGGAATGGAAAAGATTTGATGAAATGGGTTAAAGATACCGACATCAGATCTACCAGTATTGTTTTCAATGGCAACATTTCCGAATctggaaatttcaaaacccTTTACACTTTATTAAAACGAACCTATCCAAACGAAACAACTATCAAGAATGACATTTCGACGATATTTGCTGAACCATCTTGCAGCGATTACGAGAAATGTCCGTCAGTGAAGAAGAAGTATTCGGAAGAGAATAATTACAAGAGTTCGCCTCGATACTCAATCGGGACGAGCCTCTTTCCGATTTTCTTTCTCCTTCCTATAACAGCAATTGGAGGAAACTTAGCCGTGGTAATTAACCGCGCCCTTGATCTCTATAGAAGTCGCTCTAACGGCAGCTCTTCCGCTAAAGTGAGAAAGGTCCACAACATCACCATCCTTAATCTCGCTCTTGCTGATCTGGTCATGGGAGTTTACGCGTTAATTGTGGCGATTTCCACATCGGTCTACCTTAATGAAATTTCTATTAAAGCAAAGACAATGGTTATTGGGAGTAGAATCTGTGAAAGTCTAGGGTTGCTGAATTTTGCATCCGGACAAATTTCAGTAACTGCTCTTATTCTGATAACCTCAGTGAGATTGTACAGCATTGCTAGGCCATACAAGTTAGCGAATATCAAGTTGATAATTGGATTAATATTTGGATCCTGGACATTGTGGACATACCTAGCTTACATCCCGATACAAAACTCCGatttgttcaaagaaacaTTTGTCGAAAACATTCGTCTGATATATACGGACAGCAGAGAAACGGTTTCTCGCGCTTACTTAAAAAACATGACGAACCTGGTGTTAAAAACAATTCTGCAAAAATGCAATTTGACAGAAGCTTCTGGCGATCTTATTATGGAAGAAACTTCATGGGATGATTTGGTTTGGCTTGCGAAAAAAGTTGgcttaatttcaaaaaaaagcaCTGTAGATTATACAGGATATTACAGTCAGCAGACCTCATGCACATTCAAATATTTAAGTTCTTATCACGACAAAGACTGCATTTTTACCATGTTTataattgtatttaatttctCATCTTTCGTTTACACAGTTGTAGCTTATGcttatattatttacaaatCTTCCAACTCAGCAAcattgtcaaaatttgcactgtttttggtttgtgataaaaaaagtttgaataacGGCCAACAGCCTCCATTGCCTGTAATCGAGGTGGAAAACCTCAAGATGCAGCGAAAGATCTTCTTCATCATAATCACTGACTTACTCTGCTGGATCCCGATTTGTGTCATTTCGATAAGTTCGATATTTTGGACTTCGACCATGAACGAATGTGCTGCAAGTAATTTTGTCAAACAGAATAACCGTTGGTTCAATTATTTGGTTCCTTTACTCACCCCAATTAATAGCTCTATAAACCCATTCCTTTATTCGACTGGGATTTGGAGGTTTTTACGTAAAAAGTTCTCTTCGCGTGATAGAAATGAGAGTTCATCCTCATAG